A region of Streptomyces sp. R44 DNA encodes the following proteins:
- a CDS encoding xanthine dehydrogenase family protein subunit M — translation MDFLRPASWEEALAAKAEHPTAVPIAGGTDVMVEINFDHRRPEYLLDLNRIELLREWEVGEENVRLGASVPYTQIMENLRAELPGLALASHTVASPQIRNRGGVGGNLGTASPAGDAHPALLAAGAEVEVESVRGNRFIPIDEFYTGVKRNALQPDELIKTVHIKKADGPQQYSKVGTRNAMVIAVCAFGLALHPETRTVRTGIGSAAPTPIRAKEAEAFLNAALEEGGFWDNGKIITPSIAKQFADLCSAAANPIDDVRGTAKYRRHAVGIMARRQLGWTWEQYRGAGRTLEGAA, via the coding sequence ATGGACTTCCTTCGCCCCGCCAGCTGGGAGGAGGCGCTCGCCGCCAAGGCCGAGCACCCCACGGCCGTGCCCATCGCCGGTGGTACCGACGTCATGGTCGAGATCAACTTCGACCACCGGCGCCCCGAGTACCTCCTGGACCTGAACCGTATCGAGCTGCTGCGCGAGTGGGAGGTCGGCGAGGAGAACGTCCGCCTCGGCGCCTCCGTCCCGTACACGCAGATCATGGAGAACCTGCGCGCAGAGCTCCCGGGTCTGGCACTGGCCTCGCACACGGTCGCCTCCCCGCAGATCCGCAACCGCGGCGGCGTGGGCGGCAACCTCGGCACCGCGTCGCCCGCCGGCGACGCCCACCCGGCCCTGCTCGCCGCGGGCGCCGAGGTCGAGGTCGAGTCGGTGCGCGGCAACCGCTTCATCCCGATCGACGAGTTCTACACCGGCGTGAAGCGCAACGCGCTCCAGCCCGACGAGCTCATCAAGACCGTCCACATCAAGAAGGCGGACGGCCCCCAGCAGTACTCCAAGGTCGGCACCCGCAACGCGATGGTCATCGCCGTCTGCGCCTTCGGCCTGGCCCTGCACCCGGAGACCCGGACCGTGCGCACCGGCATCGGATCCGCCGCGCCCACCCCGATCCGCGCCAAGGAGGCCGAGGCCTTCCTGAACGCGGCTCTGGAAGAGGGCGGCTTCTGGGACAACGGCAAGATCATCACTCCTTCGATCGCGAAGCAGTTCGCCGACCTCTGCTCGGCCGCCGCCAACCCGATCGACGACGTCCGCGGCACCGCCAAGTACCGGCGCCACGCCGTCGGCATCATGGCCCGCCGTCAGCTCGGCTGGACCTGGGAGCAGTACCGCGGCGCCGGCCGCACGCTTGAGGGAGCTGCATAA
- a CDS encoding (2Fe-2S)-binding protein, with translation MRVNFTVNGRPQEADDVWEGESLLYVLRERLGLPGSKNACEQGECGSCTVRLDGVPVCSCLVAAGQVEGREVVTVEGLAEYAKEREAHGGCATGACGGTSVDAAKKWEAKPQDSQTGEGIELSPIQQAFIDAGAVQCGFCTPGLLVAADEMLERNPSPTDADIREALSGNLCRCTGYEKILDAVRLAAARQERQGEAV, from the coding sequence ATGCGCGTCAATTTCACGGTCAACGGTCGTCCGCAGGAAGCCGACGACGTCTGGGAGGGCGAGTCCCTCCTCTACGTTCTGCGTGAGCGCCTGGGTCTGCCCGGCTCCAAGAACGCGTGCGAGCAGGGCGAGTGCGGTTCCTGCACCGTCCGTCTCGACGGCGTGCCGGTCTGCTCGTGTCTGGTCGCCGCCGGCCAGGTCGAGGGCCGCGAGGTCGTCACCGTCGAGGGCCTGGCGGAGTACGCCAAGGAGCGCGAGGCGCACGGCGGTTGCGCCACCGGCGCCTGCGGCGGGACCTCGGTCGACGCCGCCAAGAAGTGGGAGGCCAAGCCCCAGGACTCGCAGACCGGTGAGGGCATCGAACTCTCCCCGATCCAGCAGGCGTTCATCGACGCCGGCGCGGTCCAGTGCGGCTTCTGCACCCCCGGTCTGCTCGTCGCGGCCGACGAGATGCTGGAGCGCAACCCGTCCCCGACGGACGCGGACATCCGCGAGGCGCTCTCCGGCAACCTCTGCCGCTGCACCGGTTACGAGAAGATCCTCGACGCGGTCCGCCTCGCGGCCGCTCGCCAGGAGCGTCAGGGAGAGGCGGTCTGA